One part of the Rattus rattus isolate New Zealand chromosome 14, Rrattus_CSIRO_v1, whole genome shotgun sequence genome encodes these proteins:
- the LOC116883848 gene encoding calmodulin-like protein 3: MANQLTEEQIAEFKEAFSLFDKDGDGCITTQELGTVMRSLGQNPTEAELQDMVNEIDKDGNGTVDFPEFLTMMSRKMKDTDSEEEIREAFRVFDKDGNGFVSAAELRHVMTRLGEKLSDEEVDEMIQAADTDGDGQVNYEEFVHMLVSK; this comes from the coding sequence ATGGCCAACCAGCTGACTGAGGAGCAAATCGCCGAGTTCAAGGAGGCTTTCTCTCTGTTTGACAAGGATGGGGATGGCTGCATCACCACCCAAGAACTGGGCACTGTCATGAGGTCCCTGGGTCAGAACCCCACAGAGGCTGAGCTCCAAGACATGGTGAACGAAATCGACAAGGATGGAAACGGCACCGTGGACTTCCCCGAGTTCCTGACCATGATGTCCAGGAAGATGAAAGACACCGACAGCGAGGAGGAGATCCGGGAGGCCTTTCGGGTGTTTGACAAGGACGGCAACGGCTTCGTCAGCGCAGCTGAGCTGAGGCACGTGATGACCAGGCTTGGGGAGAAGCTGAGCGACGAGGAGGTAGATGAAATGATACAGGCGGCGGATACAGACGGCGATGGGCAAGTGAACTATGAGGAGTTTGTTCACATGCTAGTGTCCAAGTGA